caatcaattaaaaacaaagcttacgtagtcggcaggattcgaacctgcgcggggaaaccccaatggatttcaagtccatcgccttaaccactcggccacgactacatgctcgcacggttaattgtgaaaatatccaaaagaagtaaacggctcccgcagtaatgctgtagatggcagtataggctaactaatgaacccaagtcaaatgcctttgttgaaactgtcagatttgtacaaggcaagcacacatgggaaaagtaaatacaatatactttctgttaacgttcataataatgaatacatctttatttcaaaatacgtagctatttaatcctaacagaaacaataggcttcccagccatcagCTTGGAAGCAGAATGGAGATCAAATCAGACGAATAACGAGTGCAAAATGGAATGTGGAAATCAATGTAAAGGCAGTTTAAATAAGAGCAGctgcaatacattaaatagagttatatttaagagcaagcagtaactgcagtagagtatttaattatggatggaccaaacttgcaggtcgccactgtcacattttccaggaaatcacggctaatactgagaaagaaaacagatgatAACCTAACAGAAAACTAGTGAAAAACACTGCACTGATTAACTGAACGGGTCAAACGTAGCCTACTGAATTGCTGAATTGTTGGGGGGAGCGTGGCGCATCCAGCTGAGGCGCTTCATCTGAATTGCAAGgtgtgccttatagcctggagatcgctggttccaaTCCAGACTATGCCATCGCCGACAGGAACgccgagggggcggcgcacagttgGCAGAGTGCCACCCGGGttgggagggtttaggtcagctTGGTAATCATTGTCTCAACAAGCTCCAGCAACTCCTGTGGCGACCGGTCTCCTGCGAGTTGTGGGCAGAACTGCGTTTCCTCAAACACCGCTACAGCCAGGTGCGGCTGGCTTTGCTGTTGCAGTGTGACAAGAGGAGGGTGGCTGACGGCGTTTGTTTTAGAGGATGCGCATGATGAGTCTTCGTTCTCCCGAGTCGATACGGGAAGTTGCAGCAGcgccataaacaaaacaattggatattccaaattgggagattttttttttaaatattacaacaaaaaaaataaatagttaagcttcaaaaaatctatttttgactgagcgagttaagtgtgtacggtatcctgacaacacaacacgttgaaaacacagaaaagacgctgagaaaaaaaaaaaaagtgtcctatttcctgtttaattaagaaaatacaataaaaaaagattattctcttacttgtcttcctgccatatcccctcttttttggtcaaatattgaatatattcGTATTCAAATTCAAACGACTGTTCTTTGTTCCCATGATGCATCTGTGATGGGCTGGGTTTTAAGCGATCGCGATAATTTCTGATATTTTATAGTGGCtggactttataataataaaaaaatgaaaaagggtaacgagcgacaaatgcattaatttctgtcgatttgttctattttaatgggttataattttacaaatttaaaagacattcattaagaaaagataaaactaatttaataacctttaagaattatgtttttattgacagaaatatatttgatgtatgtgtgtttggcatgaaatcaaataaagtcccattggattttgcttgaaaagaggaaacacaaaaggtgtttttttaggtttttttttttttaaataaagcatttattcaacatgtttttttttttttacaaaaatacataaaaatacaacacaatacaacacggaatgttttttttttgttaaaagaatgacaaaagttaaaatattttttcgttttttttctgtttgttgttgggcTGCCATCTTGGTAAGAGCTTGTCAATTGTCGCATGTGAACACATTCCCTACCAAaatgtccagtacagtacagtaccgtgctgttagattagactggactgtattgaattagctggctctcagatccccagtacagtaccgtgctgttagattagactggactgtattgaattagctgtctcccagatccccagtacagtacagtgctgttagattagactggactgtattgaattagctggctctcagatccccagtacagtaccgtgctgttggattagactggactgtattgaattagctggctctcatatctccagtacagtacagtgctgttagattagactggactgtattgaattagctgtctctcagatccccagtacagtaccgtgctgttagattagactggactgtattgaattagctggctctcagatccccagtacagtaccgtgctgttagattagactggactgtattgcattagctggctctcatatctccagtacagtacagtgctgttagattagactgtactgtattgaattagctggctctcagatcccaagtacagtacagtgctgttagattagactggaatgtattgaattagctggctctcagatcaccagtacagtacagtgctgttagattagactggactgtattgaattagctggctctcatatctccagtacagtaccgtgctgttagattagactggactgtattgaattagctggctatcatatctccagtacagtacagtgctgtttttaaaatccataaaatgttgtaaatcttaaattcctgagatctaacacttatgaaaatgaatgaacaaaataaacaaataaaaatacataaatgaaaaaaatcaatacacaactttataaacaaattcctaaaattacacaaattcagtcaatccaacacctttaaaaaaaaaaaaaaagtacaaagtaacACGGAACAGTCCATTTTAGATAGTATAGGGGGTGATTGGTCTAAGGctattgtgcatattattattattattattattattattattattattattattattattattatagtattattactagtccaaactccctcacccctctctttgACTGCACCTAAATGGACcagtcccttaaaaaaaaaaaaaaaaaaaaagtcattttccactgaaattaaataaaatacacgcaatttcaaactaaaaagaaaacagtttcaaattgtaacacctgaaacacattttgtgtatatatatatatatatatatatatataatctttaaacatcttaaaacagttgcagaatatTTTGTAGGGATTTTCGTAGCAattaagaaagtcaaagagagagagagacataaaactgggaaaaaaatggcaaaacactttaaaagaagtgtaatttgtaattcattatgaacagagctgcacagagcaggtctataggaaactcaacactgcagagctgcacagagcaggtctataggaaactcaacactgcagagctgcacagagcaggtctataggaaactcaagacggcagagctgcacagagcaggtctgtaggaaactcaagacggcagagctgcacagagcaggtctgtaggaaactcaacactgcagagctgcacagagcaggtctgtaggaaactcaacactgcagagctgcacagagcaggtctgtaggaaactcaagacggcagagctgcacagagcaggtctataggaaactcaaaactgcagagctgcacagagcaggtctgtaggaaactcaagacggcagagctgcacagagcaggtctgtaggaaactcaacactgcagagctgcacagagcaggtctataggaaactcaaaactgcagagctgcacagagcaggtctgtaggaaaatcaagacggcagagctgcacagagcaggtctatagggaacaacactgcagagctgcacagagaaggtctataggaaactcaacactgcagagctgcacagagcaggttaaaaggaaagagagatcaacactgcagagctgcacagagcaggtctgtaggaaactcaacactgcagagctgcacagagcaggtctgttGGAaaatcaacactgcagagctgcacagagcaggtctgtaggaaaatcaagacggcagagctgcacagagcaggtctgtaggaaactcaagacggcagagctgcacagagcaggtctgtaggaaactcaacactgcagagctgcacagagcaggtctataggaaactcaacactgcagagctgcacagagcaggtctgtaggaaaatcaagacggcagagctgcacagagcaggttaaaaggaaagagagatcaacactgcagagctgtacagagcgagtctataggaaagacaaaatttcattttttttatataactttttagattagttccttttaaaacagtgctttccctgggtctctctcaaacactttcaatgagactccctatcgcacagcagtttcaatgagactccctattacacagcaatttcaataagactccctatcacacagcagtttcaatgagactccctatcacacagcagtttcaataagactccctatcacacagcagtttcaataagactccctgtcaacagcagtttcaatgagactcatcctatttcacagcagtttcaatgagactccctattgcacagcagtttcaatgagactccctatcacacagcagtttcaataagactccctatcacacagcagattcaataagactccctgtcacacagcagtttcaatgagactccctatcgcacagcagtttcaaagagactccctatcacacagcagtttcaataaaactccctatcacacagcagtttcaatgagactccctatcacacagcagtttcaataagactccctatcacacagcagattcaataagactccctgtcacacagcagtttcaatgagactccctatcgcacagcagtttcaaagagactccctatcacacagcagtttcaataaaactccctatcacacagcagtttcaatgagactccctatcacacagcagtttcaataagactccctgtcacacagcagtttcaatgagactccctatcacacagcagtttcaatgagactcatcctATTTCACAGCTGTTTCAATGAGACTGccaattgcacagcagtttcaatgagactccctatcacacagcagtttcaataagactccctatcacacagcagattcaataagactccctgtcacacagcagtttcaatgagactccctatcgcacagcagtttcaaagagactccctatcacacagcagtttcaataaaactccctatcacacagcagtttcaatgagactccctatcgcacagcagtttcaaagagactccctatcacacagcagtttcaataaaactccctatcacacagcagtttcaatgagactccctatcacacagcagtttcaataagactccctgtcacacagcagtttcaatgagactccctatcacacagcagtttcaatgagactcatcctatttcacagcagtttcaataagactgcctatcgcacagcagtttcaataagactccctatcgcacagcagtttcaaagagaactccctattgcacaactgttttaatgagactccctatcacacagcagtttcaataagactccctattgcacagcagtttcaatgagactccctatcacactgcagtttcaataagactccctgtcacacagcagtttcaatgagactcatcctatttcacagcagtttaaaTGAGACTGccaattgcacagcagtttcaataagactccctattacacagcagtttcaataagactccctatcacacagcagtttcaataagactccctatcgcacagcagtttcaatgagactccctatcgcacagcagtttcaataagactccctatcgcaaagcagtttcaatgagactccctattgcacagcagtttcaatgagactccctattgcacagcagtttcaatgagactccctatcacactgcagtttcaataagactccctatcacacagcagtttcaataaaactccctatcacacagcagtttcaataagactccctatcgcacagcagtttcagtaagactccctattgcacagcagtttcaataagactccctattgcacagcagtttcagtaagactccctatcgcacagcagtttcagtgatactccctatcacacagcagtttcagtaagactccctattacagagcagttttaataagactccctttctcacagctgttttaatgagactccctattgcacagcagtttcaatgagactccctattgcacagcagtttcaataagactccctattgcacagcagtttcaataagactccctatcacacagcagtttcaatgagactccctattgcacagcagtttcaataagactccctattgcacagcagtttcaataagactcattatcacacagcagttttaataagactcattatcgcacagcagtttcaataagactccctattgcacagcagtttcaataagactccctatcacacagcagtttcaatgagactccatatcacacagcagttttaatgagactccctatcgcacagcagtttcaataagactccctattgcacagcagtttcaataagactccctatcacacagcagtttcaatgagactccctattgcacagcagtttcagtaagactccctatcacacagcagtttcaatgagactccctatcacacagcagtttcaaagagactccctatcacacagcagtttcaatgagactccctatcacacagcagtttcaatgagactccctatcaaaCAACACTTTCAATgcgactccctattgcacagcagttgcaataagactccctattgcacagcagtttcaattagactccctattgcacagcagtttaaataagactcattatcgcacagcagttttaataagactcattatcgcacagcagtttcagagcagagctggtctataggaaactcaacactgcagagcagtaattgaatcgtaatatcttttcaatatagactttaaggggaaattcacaaatgctctttacatggtttcaggaaaaagaaagtgaagggtgagagagagggagagggtgagagtgagggagagagagaggagaaagagggacgCGTCTGGACAAACGCCTCTGGATTTCCCGTTTGCTTCTTTCAAACAATCCAACTTGTAACAACGAATAGTGGAGTCTTCGTTTTCATATTTCTCCCAGTAGTCTTGCTCTTTAACTTTCGTCAATGTGGACTCAGCTTCGTAACTtttggtttgacttttatctGGACTGATGTAACTGTTGTCTTGCTGTTGTCCTTTCTTTCCATCCAAGCCTTTAGATTTGTCCGAATTCCCCCCGCTTGCCTTGCCCGATTTGGGGAACCACCATCTCGTTCTGGTGCTGAAGGTGTAAGTGACGCGGGCTCTCGGATAGTAAGGCAGCATGGGGCAGGGAGCGAAATCGATTTCTCTCAAGAACCTCAAATCTAGACCTTTCCTCTCCTCGGGACCGGCGCAGAGGAGCTCGGAGCTGGAGATCCGGACCTGACGGAACCATTCCCAGAGAGGGCGGGCCTGGCAGGAGCAGCTCCAGGGGTTTCCGTTGAGTCTGAGGAACTGCAGGGACGAGAGATCAGAGAGGGCCGAAGCAGGGAGGTCTGTTAGGGCGTTGTTGAAGAGGAAGAGGGTGGTGAGGTGACCCAGGTCCCTGAAGGCTTTGCGGTTGACCTGTCGCACTCGGTTCTCGTGGAGGAGGAGCCTGTCCAGGTTGACCAGCCCTCTGAAGACATTTTCAGACAGGACTCGGATTCGGTTGCCGTGGAGGAAGAGGTGAGTGAGATTCACCAGGTCTGAGAAGAGATTgtcctgagagggggagagagagggagggggaaggggagggacagagattgatatttggcacatgaaaattcagtactaccaaaaagttgtatgttaaattatgaaattaaaattatttgtgttatagctctcctgtatgtatctgcctcctgtcacccctccccccccaggagcagggttgagacagactgtattagataggatagacgGGGCtatccaggagcagggttgagacacactgtattagataggatagagggggctctccgggagcagggttggagacgcactgtattagataggatagagggggctctccgggagcagggttggagacgcactgtattagataggatagagggggctctccaggagcagggttggagacgcactgtattagataggatggggggggatgggggggggctcCAGGTGCAGGGTTGGAGacgcactgtattagataggatggggggggggatggggggggctccaggagcagggttggaggcgcactgtattagataggatggggggggggatggggggggctccaggagcagggttggaggcgcactgtattagataggaggtgtctctctctctctctctctctctctctctctctctctctctctctctctctctctctctctctctctcacctggatgtgttgcagcaggttgtcctgcaggtaaaggaactgcaggctgtagagttttttgaagatgtttccgggcagggtccccagctggcagcggtatatgtgcaggctctgcagcttGTCCAGCCCCCGGAAGGAGTCAGGATGGAGGGTGCGCAGGGAGGGGTTATCCCCCAGGTCCAGCTCCTCCAGATCTCGCATGTCGCTGAAGGAATCGGGTTTGATGGAGCTGATGTTGTTGGAGTAGAGCCACAGGAcctgatgagagggagagagagaggtgggggagggagaggaagatcattttcaagctcaatttcgagttacagtcaaacctgtattaagagacctgcactcaagggacagttaaatagtgtctcttaaaagagggacccccccatacattttctatttgtctccaaCATCCTACCTTcctgtaattatatatgtatgtttaaaaaactctgtaaaagactacatatatgaacaaaataagtactggaattgaattacatttagatTATTGTGTGGGATTGCACGTTGTTGTTTCGGAGGACAACAGCTTGAGTGCGTTTGTCtatctccagcctctcccagccgagaaggagtcactgcgggggagatcgcagcagcagcagcagtggtggtgaggcagacatagtcttaaaaacaatttataaattgcagggagaaaagggggttacaaataattgtgaagtgtgaacagggcaagaCGGTACCTGTGTCTGGAAGCCGAAGGACTGCGCCCGCAGCTCTGTGATGCGGTTGTTTTGGAGGAATACTCTCTGGCTGTCGTAGGGAATGCCGGCCGGCACCGCCGAGAAgttctgagactggcagctgaccATCATCGGGGAGAggtaacagacacacagcctggggcaggaataggcagggctaggggagcagactgccagccagagcaacagccagacagacaccgagcctgcgtggggagagagaggagagagtgtaagagaggagaagggaggggagagagatagactgatagataaacagaatgacagacaagacagaaaggcagataaacaaatagacagacagatttgaagtcatgtctcaatgaacatttattcagttgtctgtcatagatctctctaagagtgacccctgaccccgagtgacccaatgatataatgttctcagcacataacagaactgactgggcgaacagtcactcagagagaggcTCGGAAACTTTGGTGACATTTATAGAAGAACCTGAATACTCGGAAAAACAGGAACACCTTCTATAATTCAGGAAAGACAATGAATAGAGGAGAAcactgtcaatgtgtgtgtgtgtgtgtgtgtgtgtgtgtgtgtgtgtgtgtgtgtatgtctctcaatgtgtgtctgtgtctcggtgtgtttctatctcaatgtgtgtgtgtatgtgtgtctcagtgtgtgtctctctcaatgtgtgtgtgtgtctcagtgtgtgtctctctcaatgtgtgtgtgtgtgtgtcagtgtgtgtctatctcaatgtgtgtgtgtgtctcactcggtgtgtttctctgtgtgtgtgtgtgtctcagtgtgtgtctctctcaatgtgtgtgtgtgtgtgtgtctctctcaatgtgtgtgtctcagtgtgtgtctctctcaatgtgtgtgtgtgtgtgtgtgtgtctcaatgtgtgtcttggtgtgtttctctctcagtgtgtgtgtgtctcagtgtgtttctctctcaatgtgtgtctcagtgtgtttctctctcaatgtgtgtgtgtgtctcagtgtgtgtctctctcaatgtgtgtatgtgtgtgtgtctcaatgtgtgtcttggtgtgtttctctctcagtgtgtgtgtgtctcagtgtgtttctctctcaatgtgtgtgtgtgtctcagtgtgtttctctctcagtgtgtgtctcagtgtgtttctctctcaatgtgtgtgtgtgtctcagtgtgttgctcttgcaatgtgtgtgtgttccagtgagtgtatgtctctcaatgtgtgtgtgtctcagtgtgtgtctctctcaatgtgtgtgtgtgtgctccagtgtgcgtatgtgtgtctctcaatgtgtgtgtctctctcaatgtgcgtgtgtgaaagcctgaacacatttcactccagattagcactctcacacagcagcacatcagCAGCACGGTGGAAATGACTTCATCAGGAACAAGAAGCAGCTTTATTTATGGTGGATCTGTTGACCTACAAAtctgattataatattttattatctttaacaataatgggggactcccgagtggtgcatcctgtaaaggcacaccctggagtgcagaatgcactgTTTCGAATCCGGGCCTATGCCATCGCCAGCTGTGGCCAGGAGCTCCTAGGAGGTACCTAGGGGATTCCTAGAGGATTTCCAAGGGGCTCCCAGGGGACAGTGCACAATTAGCAGAGTGCCACCCAGGCAGGGGGGCTCAAGTCAGCTGGGTAATCACggtctcaccgcacaccagtgactcaTGTGGGTGGCCAGacgcccgcctgcctgcctgcctgcctgcctgtgagccggctgtgttacactgggcttgcagtgtgaaagaaagaaacaaaaaaaacaaagaaagaagaaagtggaCAGCTTGACTTGACAGCTTGAAATACGGTGTTGTTTCAGAGGACTAAAGCTTGAGTGCGCTTGTCtgtctccagcctctcccagccgaggAGGCTtcactgcgggggggggggggggggggggaggtggtgaggtggggaggtggggtggggggttgtagaagcagtgagacaggggctgtcttaaagacaattgggcattccaaattggggagaaatcacggggtaaaaataattgactattccaaaaaaaaaagaaactaaactttgatatgctttgatgttaacatttgagggggtgactgcttgaaaaggcatctgtgacgggggactgccccgtctttaagaacgtggttgggactggcagggagggggttaaattcctctgtgccaggaaaacatgtgagaatgtggctggagccctaattgaataatcagcaattattgattaattgggctccagccacaggggataaaagccaggggagaggccctggctagggggagtgttctagaaggagaagaaacaagagtgttttgtgtgtgctgtttttctgtttgtttgtttttgaatccagtgaaggcaacgcccagcctggaaacctttatttttgtaagttttgctttttttgttttgtgtttattttatgtttaaaacctttttgtttggcccttgtgccggtttattttgtatttttgtttattaaaaactttatttttgaactttaaaactgtctctgagtttcaacctcggtcatttcctGTCACAGCATCCCTCAGACAACGGTTATAAACTTCTATCTATCTTTCAGTCTCCAGAATtccagtgattaatttgttgattcattcattagttcatccctttacacttccaaacgagtcactcgttctcgctttccctcttgctgttctttctctcacttccttttcctccctccctctccctcccactctctcattagtttgtttaatttatttatttacacattcattcacaATTTGAGTGATTCACTAGTGCcctgcaagctgtttgaaaaccagaatgaTTGATTTACATCATAGACACGCAAACACAGAGACGCAGAGACACAGGTGCACATTCTGAAacacgcacacagtgacacatgcacagagaaatacgcacactgacacacagagagacatgaacacgcatacacacagggaaacacacacacacactcactgagacatgaccacacacacacacacacacagggtatacaacttaataattagcttgtcagcttgtaacctgctgatgaagccctatggcataaacttcagtaaaaaaagactatgccagtttcaataagactccctattgcacagaagtttcaatgagactccctcttgcacagcagtttcaatgagactccctccTATGGCaaaacttcaataaaaaaagactatgccagtttcaatgagactcctatagcacagcagtttcaatgagactccctatggcacagcagtttcaatgagactcctatggcacagcatacattctactgtttagcagactctgatattctatttcttagcagacacccttatccagggtgacttacaattgtgatattattatttacatacaattacccatttatacagttgggttttttaatggagcaatctacgtaaagtacctgcttgctcaagggtacagcagcagtgtgtgtgtccccacctgggactgaactcACACAagagcctccggtcaagagtacagagcccccctgaccactactccacactgctgctccagatattgattga
This DNA window, taken from Acipenser ruthenus chromosome 35, fAciRut3.2 maternal haplotype, whole genome shotgun sequence, encodes the following:
- the LOC131705333 gene encoding reticulon-4 receptor-like 2, which gives rise to SVWLLLWLAVCSPSPAYSCPRLCVCYLSPMMVSCQSQNFSAVPAGIPYDSQRVFLQNNRITELRAQSFGFQTQVLWLYSNNISSIKPDSFSDMRDLEELDLGDNPSLRTLHPDSFRGLDKLQSLHIYRCQLGTLPGNIFKKLYSLQFLYLQDNLLQHIQDNLFSDLVNLTHLFLHGNRIRVLSENVFRGLVNLDRLLLHENRVRQVNRKAFRDLGHLTTLFLFNNALTDLPASALSDLSSLQFLRLNGNPWSCSCQARPLWEWFRQVRISSSELLCAGPEERKGLDLRFLREIDFAPCPMLPYYPRARVTYTFSTRTRWWFPKSGKASGGNSDKSKGLDGKKGQQQDNSYISPDKSQTKSYEAESTLTKVKEQDYWEKYENEDSTIRCYKLDCLKEANGKSRGVCPDASLFLLSLSLTLTLSLSLTLHFLFPETM